A portion of the Fusobacterium simiae genome contains these proteins:
- a CDS encoding SLC13 family permease: MQKVWKYIIPEKINKIWEIKMSLSILFSIIILIWKPFNLTFQQAVVVTNTILVVIWWSTGIVKKIPASLFLLLIFYIFSGASIKKILSFSLSETFLMIIVTYLFSQGITNSGLIDKIFQPLLIKLVHTPCQCLIAIAGIFYLTMYIIPQPLARLIIVASVFYRFLQYTDSPKKTKNVIMYGVFVASAVVNLSTKDADIIMNNVAASFSEVPISNKLWVYYMFIPTLITCCLLGILFIYIFRKELMGIYLKNMKKENKITPFSTQQKLAIVVIGMTVLLWATNSIHGINNTLITVISTIILFGIQILHKEDWKSIDITTLIFLTAAFSIGNIMKFCGAADKVFGQLQTIFPSKFSLLYICVMVLITMLLHMILGSNTTTLSVVIPGLMVLCSQVVKSPIIVFISVISVSFHAILPFHSISLMIGVSNNYYPAKYVTKLGLPVTLFVYLVVIGIYIPYWYIIGLL; the protein is encoded by the coding sequence ATGCAAAAAGTCTGGAAATATATAATACCTGAAAAAATAAATAAAATATGGGAAATTAAAATGAGCTTAAGTATTTTATTTTCTATAATCATACTTATATGGAAACCTTTTAATTTAACATTTCAACAAGCAGTTGTAGTTACTAATACAATATTAGTTGTTATTTGGTGGAGTACTGGAATTGTAAAAAAAATCCCAGCTTCACTTTTCTTGTTATTGATATTTTATATTTTTAGTGGAGCAAGTATTAAAAAAATACTTTCATTTTCTCTATCTGAAACATTTTTGATGATAATAGTTACATATTTATTTAGTCAAGGAATTACAAATTCAGGATTAATTGATAAAATATTTCAACCATTATTAATAAAATTAGTTCATACACCTTGTCAATGTCTGATTGCAATAGCTGGAATTTTTTACTTAACTATGTATATAATTCCACAACCGTTGGCAAGATTGATTATTGTCGCATCAGTATTTTATCGTTTTCTTCAATATACAGATTCACCTAAAAAGACAAAAAATGTTATTATGTATGGTGTATTTGTTGCAAGTGCAGTAGTGAATTTATCAACAAAAGATGCAGATATAATTATGAATAATGTAGCAGCTAGTTTTTCTGAAGTACCAATTTCTAATAAATTATGGGTATATTATATGTTTATTCCAACATTAATTACATGTTGCCTTTTAGGAATATTATTTATTTATATATTTCGGAAAGAGTTAATGGGAATATATTTGAAAAATATGAAGAAAGAAAATAAAATAACTCCCTTTTCTACTCAGCAAAAATTAGCCATAGTAGTAATTGGAATGACTGTATTGTTATGGGCAACTAATAGTATACATGGAATAAATAATACATTAATCACAGTTATAAGTACAATAATTTTATTTGGTATACAAATTTTGCATAAAGAAGATTGGAAATCAATAGATATTACTACTTTAATTTTTTTAACAGCAGCGTTTTCAATAGGAAATATTATGAAATTTTGTGGGGCAGCTGACAAAGTTTTTGGGCAATTACAAACTATTTTTCCAAGCAAATTTTCTTTATTATACATATGTGTCATGGTATTGATCACTATGCTGTTACATATGATTTTAGGAAGTAATACAACCACACTGTCAGTAGTTATACCAGGATTAATGGTACTTTGTAGTCAAGTTGTAAAATCTCCAATTATAGTTTTTATTTCTGTAATTAGTGTATCTTTTCATGCAATACTGCCATTTCATTCCATATCATTGATGATAGGAGTGTCAAATAATTATTATCCAGCAAAATATGTTACAAAACTTGGTTTACCAGTTACATTGTTTGTATATCTTGTTGTGATAGGGATATATATTCCTTATTGGTATATAATTGGGTTATTATAA
- a CDS encoding flavodoxin family protein, with amino-acid sequence MKTLIIYSSETGNTKLVCEKAFEYISGEKVIIPVKEKDSVNLDEFDNVIVGTWVDKANANAEARKFINTLSNKKIYFIGTLAASLLSEHAKKCFNNLTKLCSKKNNFVDGVLARGRVSEDLQEKFTKFPLNVIHKFVPNMKEIILEANSHPDESDFLLIKDFINKNFNS; translated from the coding sequence ATGAAAACTTTAATAATTTATTCATCAGAAACTGGAAATACAAAATTAGTTTGTGAAAAAGCATTTGAATATATAAGTGGAGAAAAAGTAATTATTCCTGTTAAAGAAAAAGATAGTGTGAACTTAGATGAATTTGATAATGTGATAGTTGGGACTTGGGTAGATAAAGCTAATGCCAATGCAGAAGCTAGAAAATTTATAAATACTTTATCTAATAAAAAAATATATTTTATAGGAACTTTAGCAGCTTCTTTATTATCTGAACATGCTAAAAAATGCTTTAATAATCTTACAAAACTTTGTTCTAAAAAGAATAATTTTGTTGATGGAGTATTAGCAAGAGGTAGAGTTTCAGAAGATTTACAAGAAAAATTTACTAAATTTCCTTTAAATGTTATTCATAAATTTGTACCTAACATGAAAGAAATTATTTTAGAAGCTAATTCTCACCCTGATGAAAGTGACTTTTTGTTAATCAAAGATTTTATAAACAAAAATTTCAATTCCTGA
- a CDS encoding amino acid ABC transporter ATP-binding/permease protein: protein MKNRSTFNIVYNLLKLLDSLWKFMTIAVSTGVIGFLFSFCITLFGAYAFLSVIPATKDSLRFVFGGGYSTQTYFYAMIFCGFFRAILHYLEQFANHYIAFHILAEIRVKLFKIMRKLAPAKMENKHQGNLISMITSDIELLEVFYAHTISPVIIAFFTSVFLFIYFFQLSHIYALYMLFAQFIVGIVVPYIAHKRSAKSGMEVRSKLGKLNDEFLDKLKGIREIIQYSHGKKVLKKIDEITSSLGENQKDLRNKASEVQMMVDSAIIILSIAQLLLSVYLVSKGLVSVEATILAGVLQVGSFAPYINLAALGNILAQTFASGERVLNLMDEKPAVTDDISISNENITESDDILIDNISYSYENSENKILKDFSLTIKKGQLTGIMGPSGCGKSTLLKLIMRFWDTDSGKIVLDRKNIKSIPLKELYQKFNYMTQSTSLFIGNIRDNLLVAKADATDEEIYTALKKASFYDYIMSLPDKLDSVVEEGGKNFSGGEKQRIGLARAFLANREFFLLDEPTSNLDILNEAIILKSLADEAKDKTVILVSHRESTLSICNKVFKI, encoded by the coding sequence ATGAAAAATCGGTCAACTTTTAATATAGTATATAACCTATTAAAACTTTTAGACTCTCTTTGGAAATTTATGACTATTGCAGTATCAACTGGTGTAATTGGCTTTCTATTTTCTTTCTGTATAACACTTTTTGGAGCTTATGCCTTTCTAAGTGTTATTCCTGCAACAAAAGATAGCCTTAGATTTGTTTTTGGTGGTGGATATTCTACACAAACATATTTTTATGCAATGATATTTTGTGGATTTTTTAGAGCTATTTTACATTATTTAGAACAGTTTGCAAATCACTATATAGCCTTTCATATTTTGGCAGAAATAAGAGTTAAGTTATTTAAAATTATGAGAAAACTTGCTCCTGCTAAGATGGAAAATAAACATCAAGGAAATTTAATTTCTATGATAACATCAGATATTGAGCTTTTAGAGGTTTTCTATGCTCACACTATTTCACCTGTTATAATAGCATTTTTTACAAGTGTTTTCTTGTTTATATATTTTTTTCAATTAAGTCATATCTATGCTCTATATATGTTATTTGCTCAATTTATAGTAGGTATAGTAGTTCCATATATTGCCCATAAAAGGTCAGCAAAATCAGGTATGGAAGTTAGAAGTAAATTAGGAAAACTAAATGATGAATTTTTAGATAAATTAAAAGGAATTAGAGAAATTATACAATATTCACATGGTAAAAAAGTTTTAAAGAAAATAGATGAAATAACTTCATCTTTGGGAGAAAATCAAAAAGATTTAAGAAATAAGGCATCAGAAGTTCAAATGATGGTTGATTCTGCTATAATAATACTTTCTATTGCTCAATTACTTTTAAGTGTTTATTTAGTTTCAAAAGGTTTAGTAAGTGTTGAAGCTACTATTTTAGCAGGAGTTTTACAAGTCGGAAGTTTTGCCCCTTATATCAATTTGGCGGCTCTTGGAAATATCCTTGCCCAAACTTTTGCCTCAGGAGAAAGAGTTTTAAACTTGATGGATGAAAAACCAGCAGTAACTGATGATATTTCTATTTCTAATGAAAATATTACAGAAAGTGATGATATTCTAATAGATAATATTTCTTATTCTTATGAAAACTCTGAAAATAAGATTTTAAAAGATTTTTCTTTAACAATTAAAAAAGGACAATTAACTGGAATTATGGGACCAAGTGGTTGTGGAAAATCTACACTTTTAAAATTAATTATGAGATTTTGGGATACAGACTCAGGTAAGATTGTATTAGATAGAAAGAATATAAAATCTATTCCTTTAAAAGAGCTGTATCAAAAATTTAACTATATGACTCAATCTACTAGCTTGTTTATTGGAAATATTAGAGATAATTTATTGGTTGCAAAAGCTGACGCCACTGATGAAGAAATCTATACTGCACTTAAAAAAGCTTCATTCTATGACTATATTATGTCTTTACCAGATAAATTAGACAGTGTAGTTGAAGAAGGTGGAAAGAATTTCTCAGGTGGAGAAAAACAAAGAATTGGACTTGCCAGAGCTTTCCTAGCTAATAGAGAATTTTTCTTATTAGATGAGCCAACTTCTAATTTGGATATATTAAATGAAGCTATAATCTTAAAATCATTGGCTGATGAAGCAAAAGATAAAACTGTTATTTTGGTATCACATAGAGAGTCTACACTTTCTATATGCAATAAGGTATTTAAAATTTAA
- a CDS encoding TetR/AcrR family transcriptional regulator: MARKCTYTKEMILEAAIQLFKKEGSDAITAKNIAKELNCSVAPIYSVYLSLDDLKKDLAFEIEKNILEENNVHPLLSKMFSKLELDENNDDEFSEKLKEIKKNILNKDNKMNIFSQFSEFMSLLYQARKTKFSKLKILEIIAKHKKYITEFKNNKSK; encoded by the coding sequence ATGGCTAGAAAATGTACTTACACTAAGGAAATGATACTTGAAGCTGCTATACAACTCTTTAAGAAAGAAGGTTCTGATGCAATAACTGCTAAGAATATTGCAAAAGAGCTTAATTGTTCTGTTGCACCTATATATTCTGTTTATTTGAGTTTAGATGATTTAAAGAAGGATTTAGCTTTTGAAATTGAGAAGAATATACTTGAAGAAAATAATGTCCATCCTTTACTTTCAAAAATGTTTTCTAAATTAGAATTAGATGAAAATAATGATGATGAGTTTTCTGAAAAATTAAAAGAAATTAAAAAAAATATATTAAATAAAGATAATAAAATGAATATTTTTTCTCAATTTTCAGAATTTATGTCTTTACTTTATCAAGCAAGAAAAACTAAATTTTCAAAGTTAAAAATTCTTGAAATCATTGCAAAGCATAAAAAATATATAACAGAATTTAAAAATAATAAGAGTAAATAG